GTTCGTGCTCGTCGAGCGCCGGGTCGAGCACCCGATGATCGACGTGACGCTGTTCGCCGACCGGCGCTTCAGCGCCGCGTGCGCCTCGGTCACCATCGCGTTCTTCGCGCTCTTCGGCTTCGTCTTCCTGATCACCCAGTTCTTCCAGTTCGTGCGCGGCTACGACCCCCTCGAGACCGGCCTGCGGTTCCTGCCCGTGGCGCTGGCCATCGCGGTCGCCTCCGTCGTCGGCAGCCAGCTCGCTCCCCGGCTCGGCACCAAGCTCGTGGTCGCACCGGGGCTCTTCCTGCTGGGTGGCGCGTTCCTGTGGATCTCCTTCATCCCCGCGGACGTCTCGTACGCGAGCGTGGTCGTCCCGCAGATGCTGCTCCTCGGCTCCGGGATCGGGCTGGTCAGCACCCCCGCCACCGAGGCCATCCTCCAGGTCCTGCCGCCGGCCCGCGCCGGCGTCGGGTCGGCGGTCAACGACGCCACCCGCGAGCTGGGGGGCACCCTCGGTGTCGCCGTGGTCGGGTCGCTGTTCTCCTCGCTCTACTCCGACAAGCTGCTGGACCTCGTCGAGGGCCGCCTGCCCGCCGACCTGGCCGAGAAGGCGGCCGACTCGGTCGGGTTCGCCGACGTCCTCGCCGCCCGGGTGCCCACGCTCGGCGCAGCGGTCGACACCGCCTTCCTCGACGGGTTCGGCCTGGCGTGCACCGTCGTCGGGCTCCTGTGCGTGGTCGGTGGCACCGCCGCGCTCGTCGCCCTGCCGGGCAACGGCTACGACCCCGCCGAGCAGCAGGCGTCCGACGACGAGCCGGCCCCCGCGACCGCCGCCGGCTGAGCGGGTCGGCCACGTCCTGACCACCTCGGCGCCTGCATCAGCTCGCCGTACGTCTCTCGAGCAGGTGGTCGCTGCACCCGGGCGCGGCTCTCAGCCCAGCGCTGTCAGCAGGGCGTACGCCGCCTCCGGGTGGTCGGCCGCCAGCAGGCCGGCCGGCATGAGCAGGTGGTCGCGGTCGAGCACGACCCGCGCACGCTCGGGCACCTGCCACCCGCCGTCGGCCGCGCCCGGACCGGTGAGGTGCTCGGTGAGCACCGCGACGGCGGCGCCCGGGTCCGCAGCGTGGCGCAGCACCCCGCCGGAGCCGACGACCACGCCCACCTCGCGCAGGTCGGTGCCGGTGCGCTCAACCAGCCGGGCCGGGCCGGAGCCGCCCCCGGAGTCGAAGCGGACCTGGGCGCGTCCCGCGTGACGGCGTACGGCGAGCGCGGCGGACCACCCGGCCAGCCGCAGGTCGAAGCCGCTCTCCGTGACGTCGGAGGCCTCAGGATCGGGATCGCCGTCGGTGGCGGGGACCAGACCCGGGTCGTCCTGACGGGCGAGCGCGCGACGCTCGGCGTCCGCCTGGTCGGCGGCGGGCACGAGACCGGCGGCGACCGCCTCGGCCACGGTCGAGACGGCGCTCCAGCGCATGCCGAGGTCGCCCTCGACGGTGCGGGTGGCCGGCACGAGCCCGACCACGTCCCGCCCGGCCGACTCGGGGTCGACCTCCACCACGGAGTAGACGTCGGTGGTGGCACCGCCGACGTCGACGACGACCACGTCGCCCCAGCCCGCCCCAGCCACGCCGGGGCCGCCGGGGCCGCCCGCCATCAGCTCGACCGCCGCCAGCATGAGGTCGGGGGTGGCACCGCGCACCATCGCCGCGAAGGCCTCGCCGGCCGAGAGGTGCTTGCCGCCGATGACGTGCGACAGGAACATCGCCCGCAGCGCCGCGCGGGCCGGCTCGGGGGTGAAGGCCCCGATCCGCGGCATCACGTTGGCGCAGGTCTGGGTCGGCACCCCGGCGGCCGCGAGGATCCCGGCCACCTCGACGGCGGCGTCGGCGTTGCCGGCCACCACGACCGGGACCGTGGTGATCGCGGGGCCGCTGCCGGCCAGCGCGCGGGCGTTGTGCTCGAGCACCTCGGCGTTGCCGCCGTCGGTGCCGCCCGCCAGCAGCAGCACGTCGGGACGGGCCGCGACCAGCGCCTCGAGGGCCGCAGCGTCGAGGGGCCCCGACGCGACGTGGACCACCCGCCCCCCGCTCGAGAGCGCCACCCGGCGTCCGGCCTCCGAGGTCACCAGCTGCTCGTTGCCGACGACGGCGATGCGCAGGCCTCCCCCGGCGGACGAGCAGGCCAGCACCGGGGCGTCGCCGGCTCCCGGCACCTGCCGCTCGAGGTCGGCCCGGCACGCGGCCCAGCCCTCCAGGACGTCGGTGTCGACGGTGGTGCGGTGCGAGGTGCGGGCCAGGACCTGCGGCGGCCGGGTCGACGTACCGAGGTCGACCACGCAGGCCTTGGTGTACGTCGACCCGAAGTCGACGCAGACCCGCAGGGTCACGCCAGGGCCTGGTCCAGGTCGGCGACAAGGTCGTCGGCGGTCTCGATGCCCACCGAGAGCCGGATGAGGTCGGCGGGCACCTCGAGGTCGGTGCCGGCGACCGAGGCGTGCGTCATCCGGCCGGGGTGCTCGATGAGCGACTCCACGCCGCCCAACGACTCTCCCAGGGTCCAGACCTGGGTCGCGGCGCAGACGTCGAGCGCCTTGGCCTCACCGGCCTTCACGCGGAACGAGACGATGCCGCCGTACCTCTTCATCTGACGGCTCGCGACCTCGTGACCGCTGTGGCTCGCGAGCCCGGGGTAGATCACCTCGCTGACGGCGGGGTGGCTCTCGAGGTGGGCGACGACCGCCTCAGCGTTGTCGCAGTGGCGCTCCATGCGGATGGCGAGCGTCTTGAGGCCGCGGTGGGTCAGGAAGCAGTCGAAGGGGCCGGGCACGGCGCCCAGCGCGTTCTGGTGGAAGCCGATCCTCTCGGCGACGTCGAGGTCGCGGACCACGAGGGCGCCGCCGACGACGTCGGAGTGCCCGCCGCAGTACTTCGTGGTCGAGTGCACGACGACGTCGGCGCCCAGCGTGAGCGGCTGCTGGAGGTACGGCGACGCGAACGTGTTGTCCACGACCAGCAGGGCGCCGGCCTCGTGGGCGAGGTCGGCGATGGCCGCGATGTCGGCGACCGTGAGCAATGGGTTGGTCGGCGTCTCCACCCACACGACCTTCGTCTCGCCGGGCCGGATGGCGGCGGCGACGGCCTCGGTGTCGGCGACGTGCGCCGGGGTGTGGGCCAGCCCCCACGGCTTCTCCACCTTGTCGAAGAGCCGGTAGGTGCCGCCGTAGGCGTCGTCGGGGATGACCACGTGGTCGCCCGGCGCGCAGACCGAGCGCAGCAGGGTGTCCTCGGCGGCCAGCCCGCTGGAGAAGGCGAAGCCGCGCTCGCCGTCCTCCAGGGCGGCCAGGCAGGTCTCAAGCGCGGTGCGGGTCGGGTTGGCGCTGCGGGAGTACTCGTAGCCGCCGCGCAGCCCGCCCACGCCGTCCTGCTTGTAGGTGCTGGTGGCGTAGATCGGCGGGATCACGGCACCGGTGGTGGGGTCCGGCTCGGAGCCCGCGTGGATGGCGCGTGACTCGAAGCCGAGCTTGTCGAGGGAGAGGTGGTCGCTCACCCTCCGCACCCTACTCAGCGGCGCCGGCACCGCCAGTGCGGGCAACCGGCAGGCAACGGGCAGGAATGATCCGGCCCCTTGATCGGTTGCGGAGACTGGAAGGGTCCCGACCCCTGGAGGATCGATGTTCTTCACCCGCACCAAGAGCCAGCTGCCCGAGCCCGGCGAGGCGCTGCCTGGCCGCGAGCAGCCGTGGTTCCACCTGGCCGACAAGCACGTCGTGCTCGACGCGCCCGTCGTCACCGACGAGGTGCCCGAGGGCCACGAGGTGGCGATCTTCGGCCTCGGCTGCTTCTGGGGGGCCGAGGAGATGTACTGGCAGCTGCCGGGCGTCTGGTCCACGAGCGTCGGCTACGCCGGCGGCGAGACGGCCCACCCGTCGTACGAGGAGGTCTGCTCGGGCATGACCGGGCACACCGAGGCCGTGCGGATCGTGTTCGACCCGACCGTGGTGAGCTACGAGACCCTGGTCAAGCGGTTCTTCGAGGTCCACGACCCGACGCAGGGCATGCGCCAGGGCAACGACGTCGGCACGCAGTACCGCTCCGCGATCTACACCACCAGCGACGCCCAGGCCGAGGTCGCCGAGCGCCTCACCCAGGTGTACGGCGACGAGCTGGCCCGTCAGGGCCTCGGCACCATCACCACCGAGGTGCGACCCGCCCCGACGTACTACTACGCCGAGGACCTGCACCAGCAGTACCTCGCCAAGAACCCCTACGGCTACCGCTGCCACGCCAACACGGGCGTCCCCTTCCCCGCGACTGCGTGAGCCGACGCCGGCAGGGGCCGCGCCCGGGCCGGCCGCGGTCAGACGTCCGCGGCTGAGCCCTCCTGTCAGGCGTCGAAGCCGGTCGGGCGGATGAGCCGCGCCGGCACGCCGGCGACGATCACGTCGGCCGGCACGTCCTTGGTCACCACGGCTCCGGCGCCCACGATGGCGCCGTCGCCGATGGTGACGCCGGGGACGACCGTCACCGAGGCTCCCAGCCACACCTGGCGGCCGAGGACGATCGGCGCCGGGACCATGTCGGCCCGCCGAGCGGGGTCCACGGCGTGGTCGAGGGTGGTCAACGTGCTGCCGTGGCCGATGAGCGAGCCGTCACCGATCGTGATGCCGCCGGTGTCCTGGAACCGGCAGCCGAGGTTGATGAAGATGTCCCGGCCGAGGGTGAGGTTCTTGCCGAACTCGGAGTAGAACGGCGGGAAGAGCGTCACCGACTCGTGCACCGGCTTGCCGGTGAGCCGCGTCAGCAGGGCCCGCACCTCCTCGGGCGAGCGGTAGCCGCTGTTGAGCTCGCCGAGGGTCCGCAGCGCCTCCTGCGCGGCGTCCTGCATGAAGCGGTGGTGCGCGGACCCGCCGGCGACCGCACCGCCGGCATCCACGTGGGCGAGGAACTCCTCGACAAGCACGCGACTCACTCCTGTCCGGGCTCGACGACGACGGAGACGGAGCCGCTCAGGGCGCCGATCCGCTCGGCGGCGTCGCCGTCCAACCGTCCCAGGACCACGATGCCGGGGAAGAAGGACTGGTCGCCGTAGTAGAGGACGAGGTCGTTGCCCGGCGCGTAGTAGCCGAGGTCCCCGGGCGACGGGTCGGCCCCCTCGGGCTGACCCTCCAGCGAGAGCGGCTCGGGGAGGCGGCCGGTCTTCTCCACCCCGCCGTGGTCCTCCATGTCGACGGTGACCGGCAGCTGGGCCAGGAGGTCCTCGGCCGCTGCGCTCGGGGTGAGCGTCGCGCTGAGCTGCTCGGCGCCGATGGTCAGGGTGATGCGCACGGAGTCCTCCTCGGGTGCGTCCGCGGTCCGCGCGGACGGGATGGGTCGGTCGGGTCCGTCGCTGCTCCCCGCTGGCGGGGTCGACGGGGTCGATGGGGTGGACGGGCTGTCCGCCTGTCGTCGGTCGTCCGCCGACCCGGACGAGGCACAACTTGAGACCAGCACCAGCGCGGTGGTGACGGCAGCCAGCAGCGTCGGGCGGGGTGCGGGGAGAGCCACGCGTGCTCTCACGTGCCCCGGACGGCCGGCTGCGACCCCAGCTCGCTGACCCTGACCAGCGTCTTGATCGCTCGCCGCTCGTCCATGGCGGCGTAGCCCTCGGGGATGTCCTCGAGGTCGACAGCCAGGTCGAAGACCTTGCCGGGGTTGATCTCCCCGGCGAGCACGGCGGCGATCAGCTCGGGCTGGTAGGCGCGCGCCGGGGCGGGACCGCCCCGGGTCCCGACGTTGCGGAAGAACGGCACGTTCGCGTCGATCGTGGCGTCGTGCGGGATGCCGACGCGGCCGACGACGGCGCCGGCCTTGGCGACGGCGAAGGCAGTGTCCGTCGCGAGCTTGCCGCCGACGCACTCCAGGACGGCGTCGGCACCGTAGCCCCCGGTGAGGTCCTTGAGCTCCTGCACGGCCTCCTCCCCCCGGGCGGTGATGATGTCGGTCGCGCCCCACTCGCGGGCGAGCGCGTGGCGGGACTCGGTCGTGCTGCCCAGCACGATGATCCGCTCGGCACCGAGGAGCCGGGCGGACAGCACCGCGCACAGGCCGACCGCGCCGTCACCGACGACTGCGACGGTGTCCCCGGGAGCGACCTCGGCGCTCACCGCGGCGTGGTGGCCGGTGGCCATGACGTCGGTCAGGGCGAGCAGGGACGCCATGGTCTCGTCGCTGAAGTCGGAGCCCGGGACCTTCACGAGGGTGCCGTCGGCCTGGGGCACCCGGACGAACTCCGCCTGGCCGCCGTCTCCCTCCAGGCCCTGGCCGAAGACGCCGCCGTGGACGCAGGCGCTGGGGAACCCGGCCAGGCAGTTGTCGCAGGTGCCGTCGCTCCACGTGAAGGGGGAGATGACGAAGTCGCCCACCTGGAGGTCCGTCACGGAGTCGCCGACCTGGTCGACCACCCCGATGAACTCGTGCCCGATCGAGCCGTGGGGCAGGTCGGAGACGCCGCGGTAGAACCACAGGTCCGACCCGCAGACGCACGCCAGGACGACGCGCACGACGGCGTCGGTCGGCTCGCCGATGGTGGGCTTCGGACGGTCCTCGACCGAGATGTCGCCCGGGCCGTTGAAGATCGCTGTCCTCATCGTGTGCACTCCTTCGATCCGCACTGCGGGTCCGTTCGGCCCCGCGACACCGAGTCAACCCGCGTGGCTCGCGGGGCGGGAGTCCCTGCCGATGGGTGCACTGACAGGGCACCTCTGAGCCCTCCGCCCGACGCCGTGGCCGCATACCCTCGATGACGTGGACAACCGAGCAGAGGTGCAGGAGTTCCTCACCACCCGTCGCGCCCGCCTCACCCCCGACCAGGTGGGGCTGCCGACGTACGGCACCCGGCGGGTCCCGGGGCTGCGGCGCAGCGAGGTCGCGGCCGTCGCGGGCCTCAGCGTCGAGTACTACGCGCGCCTGGAGCGGGGACAGATCGGCGGCGCCTCGAGCGGCGTCCTCGACGCGCTCGCGCGGGCGCTGCAGCTCGACGAGACCGAGAGCGCCCACCTGTTCGACCTGGCGCGCGCCGCCGACGGCGTCCCCACGTCGGGCCGGTCGCGTCGTCGTACGCCGAGCAGGGCCGCCTCGCGCCCCAGCCTGGGCTGGGTCCTGGACGCCATCACCGAGGGCATCGCCTTCGTCCGGGACCCGCGCCAGAACGTCCTCGCCGCCAACGCCCTGGGACGCGCCTTCTACTCACCCGTGATCGGCGACGCGGGACGGCTGCCGAACCTGGCGAGGTTCCAGTTCCTCGACCCCGCCTCCCGGGACTTCTACCCGGACTGGGAGGAGCTCGCCCGGATGTGTGTGGCCATCATGCGCACCGACGCCGGTCGCGACCCGCACGACCGTGACCTGCAGGACCTGGTCGGTGAGCTCTCGACCCGCAGCGAGACCTTCCGCCGCCTCTGGGCCGACCACGACGTGCGCACCCACGGCACCGGCACCAAACGCTTCCGGCACCCGGTCGTCGGAGAGCTCACGCTCGCCTTCGAGGAGCTGTCGATCGCCGCCGAGCCCGGGCTCGCGCTGTTCGTGTACACCGCCGAGCCCGGCTCGCCCTCCGCCGAGCGGCTGGGACTGCTCGCCTCCTGGGCGACGCCCACCCAGGCCACGGTCGACTGACGCTCCCACCCCGGTGATCCGGTTCCCCGAACCCGCCCTCCCGGCGAGGTGTCGTGAGGCATGGTCGGTGCATGGCAGAACAGGCTGTGGTCGTGACCGACACCGACGGGGTCATCGTGTACTGGAGCCCGGGCGCCGAGGCGCTGCTCGGGTGGGCGGCCGACGACGCGCTGGGCCGACGCGTGGACCTGGTGATCCCACCCCGCTTCCACGCGTCCCACTGGGCCGGCTTCGAGCGAGCCATGTCCGACCCGCAGATCAAGGACATGGCGGCCGACCTCCCGCTGCTGTGCGCGGACGGGTCGGAGAGGCACCTGGCCGGGCGCCTGCTCGCGCTGCCCGACGGGCTCGGGAGCGCGGCCGGCGCCGTCGCGGTCTACACCGACGCCGACGAGACCGGGGTGCGTCCGTTCGGGTGACGGGCGGTGACAGGCGGTGACAGGCGGTGACAGGCGGTGACAGGCGGTGACAGGCAGGGCCGTCCACCAGGAGTCGAACTCCTGCCACGCTCCAGGCATGACGAGCCTCTCGACGGGTAGGTCGAGAAGGACAGAGGGCGCCCGTGGCGCCGCTTCCCGAGTCCGGACGGTGAGCCGCGATGACCCACCCCGTCAGGTTCCTGTGGACCGAGCCCCGCTCGGTGTCCACGTCGTTCGAGCGCATGATGATGGCACGCGGTGACCACACCGTCTTCGACGAGCCGTTCTCGCGCGTCTACTACTACGGGCCCGAGCGGCGCTCCGAGCGGTACGACGAGAGCCTGCCCGAGAGCTCGGTCGACGAGGTCCTCGACCAGATCTGGAAGGCGGCCGAGGAACGGCCGGTCTTCGTCAAGGACATGGCCTACCAGGCGGCGGCGGTGCTCGACGCCGACCTGCTGGCGGGCTTCGAGAACAGCTTCCTGGTGCGGCACCCGTCGGCCACGCTGCGCTCGCTGCACCGCAACTGGCCCGACTTCACCGACGAGGAGGCGGGCTGGGCCGCCCTGGACCGGGCCGCCGACGTGGTGGAGGGGCTCGGCCGGCCGCTGCTGGTCGTCGACGCCGACAGCCTGTGCGCGGACCCCGAGCGGGTGGTCAGCGCGTGGTGCGACGGGGTCGGCGTACCGTTCGTCGCCGAGGCGCTCACGTGGCCCAGCGGCATGCGTGACGAGTGGGAGCTGTGGGACGAGTGGCACGCCTCCACGGCGAGCGCCACCGGCTTCGAGCAGCTCGACCCGCCCCCTGCTCCCCCCGGCCCCGACGAGCCGCGGCTGTTCGAGGCCTACCAGGCCGCACTCCCCGTCTACGAGCGTCTCGCGGCCCGCTCCCTCGGCGCCGACCCGCAGCAGCCCGAGGCCTGACGCACCCGACTACGCTCCGGGGATGGCCACACCGGACAGCACCAGGCTCGCCGTGCTCATCGACGGCGACAACACTACGCCCACCATCATCGAGGCGCTGCTGGCCGAGATCGCGAAGTACGGCAGCGCGACCGTCAAGCGCGCGTACGGCGACTGGACCACACCGAACCTGCGCGGCTGGAAGGAGGCGATCAACGCCCACGCCATCCAGCCGATGCAGCAGTTCGCCTACACGACTGGCAAGAACGCCACCGACAGTGCACTGATCATCGACGCCATGGACCTGCTCTACACCGGCAACCTCGACGGCTTCTGCCTGGTCTCCTCCGACAGCGACTTCACCAAGCTGGCCTCGCGGCTGCGGGAGTCGGGCAAGACGGTCTACGGCTTCGGGGAGCCCAAGACCCCGAAGTCCCTGGTCGCGGCGTGCGACAAGTTCGTCTACCTCGACGTGCTGCGGAGGGCCGAGAAGTCCGAGCAGTCGGGCGAGGAGACGGGTGGGGCCGAGGAGGCACGCGCCCCGCGGGCGCCCTCGCGGCGTACCACCGCGCAGCTGCGCAGCGACGCCACCCTGGTCCGGCTGCTGCGTGAAGGCATCGATGCCTCCTCCGACGACGAGGGCTGGGCCCACCTCGGCGGGGTCGGGACGTACGTCGCCAAGCAGGCCTCGGACTTCGACCCCCGCAACTGGGGCTACGCCAAGCTCGTCGACCTCGTGGCCGCCATCGAGCTCTTCGACGTCAAGCGCGCCTCGGGCCAGGGGGTCCAGGTCCGTGAGCGCCCGAAGGGTCAGACCAAGGGCGCCGCGAAGGCCGCCGCCGCGTCGTCGGCCGAGAAGCCGGCCACGAAGACGGCCGCGCCCGAGGGGGCGAGCACGAGGTCGAGCAAGAAGGCCACCGAGAAGCCGACCCAGGAGGGGACCGAGAAGTCGACGGAGACCGCTGCTGAGAAGCCGGCGAAGCGGGCGTCGAAGAGGGCG
This DNA window, taken from Nocardioides sp. HDW12B, encodes the following:
- a CDS encoding NYN domain-containing protein, yielding MATPDSTRLAVLIDGDNTTPTIIEALLAEIAKYGSATVKRAYGDWTTPNLRGWKEAINAHAIQPMQQFAYTTGKNATDSALIIDAMDLLYTGNLDGFCLVSSDSDFTKLASRLRESGKTVYGFGEPKTPKSLVAACDKFVYLDVLRRAEKSEQSGEETGGAEEARAPRAPSRRTTAQLRSDATLVRLLREGIDASSDDEGWAHLGGVGTYVAKQASDFDPRNWGYAKLVDLVAAIELFDVKRASGQGVQVRERPKGQTKGAAKAAAASSAEKPATKTAAPEGASTRSSKKATEKPTQEGTEKSTETAAEKPAKRASKRATRGSGPA
- a CDS encoding glutamate mutase L produces the protein MTLRVCVDFGSTYTKACVVDLGTSTRPPQVLARTSHRTTVDTDVLEGWAACRADLERQVPGAGDAPVLACSSAGGGLRIAVVGNEQLVTSEAGRRVALSSGGRVVHVASGPLDAAALEALVAARPDVLLLAGGTDGGNAEVLEHNARALAGSGPAITTVPVVVAGNADAAVEVAGILAAAGVPTQTCANVMPRIGAFTPEPARAALRAMFLSHVIGGKHLSAGEAFAAMVRGATPDLMLAAVELMAGGPGGPGVAGAGWGDVVVVDVGGATTDVYSVVEVDPESAGRDVVGLVPATRTVEGDLGMRWSAVSTVAEAVAAGLVPAADQADAERRALARQDDPGLVPATDGDPDPEASDVTESGFDLRLAGWSAALAVRRHAGRAQVRFDSGGGSGPARLVERTGTDLREVGVVVGSGGVLRHAADPGAAVAVLTEHLTGPGAADGGWQVPERARVVLDRDHLLMPAGLLAADHPEAAYALLTALG
- the msrA gene encoding peptide-methionine (S)-S-oxide reductase MsrA, whose product is MFFTRTKSQLPEPGEALPGREQPWFHLADKHVVLDAPVVTDEVPEGHEVAIFGLGCFWGAEEMYWQLPGVWSTSVGYAGGETAHPSYEEVCSGMTGHTEAVRIVFDPTVVSYETLVKRFFEVHDPTQGMRQGNDVGTQYRSAIYTTSDAQAEVAERLTQVYGDELARQGLGTITTEVRPAPTYYYAEDLHQQYLAKNPYGYRCHANTGVPFPATA
- a CDS encoding MFS transporter; protein product: MSRKSLILLTVCMATLTINLSTMIVNVALPTLAAELDAGTRDLLWIVDGYNLAFAALVLAMGSLSDRFGRRPALIGGLVGFGASSAAAALTDSSGALIACRVAMGVFAAVIFPTTLSIISNTFSDRRERATALGLWGAAVGLGVALGPVTGGLLLEHSSWQSIFWAQVPVALLTAGLAVAFVPESRDPSVPPIDRAGFATSVAALGTLTWTIIEAPEHGWSSTETLTGFAVAAVLLAAFVLVERRVEHPMIDVTLFADRRFSAACASVTIAFFALFGFVFLITQFFQFVRGYDPLETGLRFLPVALAIAVASVVGSQLAPRLGTKLVVAPGLFLLGGAFLWISFIPADVSYASVVVPQMLLLGSGIGLVSTPATEAILQVLPPARAGVGSAVNDATRELGGTLGVAVVGSLFSSLYSDKLLDLVEGRLPADLAEKAADSVGFADVLAARVPTLGAAVDTAFLDGFGLACTVVGLLCVVGGTAALVALPGNGYDPAEQQASDDEPAPATAAG
- a CDS encoding zinc-dependent alcohol dehydrogenase family protein; this translates as MRTAIFNGPGDISVEDRPKPTIGEPTDAVVRVVLACVCGSDLWFYRGVSDLPHGSIGHEFIGVVDQVGDSVTDLQVGDFVISPFTWSDGTCDNCLAGFPSACVHGGVFGQGLEGDGGQAEFVRVPQADGTLVKVPGSDFSDETMASLLALTDVMATGHHAAVSAEVAPGDTVAVVGDGAVGLCAVLSARLLGAERIIVLGSTTESRHALAREWGATDIITARGEEAVQELKDLTGGYGADAVLECVGGKLATDTAFAVAKAGAVVGRVGIPHDATIDANVPFFRNVGTRGGPAPARAYQPELIAAVLAGEINPGKVFDLAVDLEDIPEGYAAMDERRAIKTLVRVSELGSQPAVRGT
- a CDS encoding cystathionine gamma-synthase: MSDHLSLDKLGFESRAIHAGSEPDPTTGAVIPPIYATSTYKQDGVGGLRGGYEYSRSANPTRTALETCLAALEDGERGFAFSSGLAAEDTLLRSVCAPGDHVVIPDDAYGGTYRLFDKVEKPWGLAHTPAHVADTEAVAAAIRPGETKVVWVETPTNPLLTVADIAAIADLAHEAGALLVVDNTFASPYLQQPLTLGADVVVHSTTKYCGGHSDVVGGALVVRDLDVAERIGFHQNALGAVPGPFDCFLTHRGLKTLAIRMERHCDNAEAVVAHLESHPAVSEVIYPGLASHSGHEVASRQMKRYGGIVSFRVKAGEAKALDVCAATQVWTLGESLGGVESLIEHPGRMTHASVAGTDLEVPADLIRLSVGIETADDLVADLDQALA
- a CDS encoding sulfotransferase family protein, which gives rise to MTHPVRFLWTEPRSVSTSFERMMMARGDHTVFDEPFSRVYYYGPERRSERYDESLPESSVDEVLDQIWKAAEERPVFVKDMAYQAAAVLDADLLAGFENSFLVRHPSATLRSLHRNWPDFTDEEAGWAALDRAADVVEGLGRPLLVVDADSLCADPERVVSAWCDGVGVPFVAEALTWPSGMRDEWELWDEWHASTASATGFEQLDPPPAPPGPDEPRLFEAYQAALPVYERLAARSLGADPQQPEA
- a CDS encoding cyclophilin-like fold protein → MRITLTIGAEQLSATLTPSAAAEDLLAQLPVTVDMEDHGGVEKTGRLPEPLSLEGQPEGADPSPGDLGYYAPGNDLVLYYGDQSFFPGIVVLGRLDGDAAERIGALSGSVSVVVEPGQE
- a CDS encoding PAS domain-containing protein — its product is MAEQAVVVTDTDGVIVYWSPGAEALLGWAADDALGRRVDLVIPPRFHASHWAGFERAMSDPQIKDMAADLPLLCADGSERHLAGRLLALPDGLGSAAGAVAVYTDADETGVRPFG
- a CDS encoding DapH/DapD/GlmU-related protein; translation: MLVEEFLAHVDAGGAVAGGSAHHRFMQDAAQEALRTLGELNSGYRSPEEVRALLTRLTGKPVHESVTLFPPFYSEFGKNLTLGRDIFINLGCRFQDTGGITIGDGSLIGHGSTLTTLDHAVDPARRADMVPAPIVLGRQVWLGASVTVVPGVTIGDGAIVGAGAVVTKDVPADVIVAGVPARLIRPTGFDA
- a CDS encoding helix-turn-helix transcriptional regulator; the protein is MDNRAEVQEFLTTRRARLTPDQVGLPTYGTRRVPGLRRSEVAAVAGLSVEYYARLERGQIGGASSGVLDALARALQLDETESAHLFDLARAADGVPTSGRSRRRTPSRAASRPSLGWVLDAITEGIAFVRDPRQNVLAANALGRAFYSPVIGDAGRLPNLARFQFLDPASRDFYPDWEELARMCVAIMRTDAGRDPHDRDLQDLVGELSTRSETFRRLWADHDVRTHGTGTKRFRHPVVGELTLAFEELSIAAEPGLALFVYTAEPGSPSAERLGLLASWATPTQATVD